The following proteins are encoded in a genomic region of Cyclonatronum proteinivorum:
- a CDS encoding PAS domain-containing hybrid sensor histidine kinase/response regulator, with product MSYLKKELYELIKADESIFDFIQESSLDGLWYWDLERPEEEWMNPRFWAVLGYDYREMPHKSSAWQDIIHPDDLREAAENLKQHCENPEHPYDQTVRYKHKNGSTVWIRCRGLAIRDKQGKPVRMLGAHQDITRLKEKEIALLKKTGLLEQAQRIAKIGTWEYNFQSQEVLWSDELYHIYGLDPALPPPSPDKFDEQFTKQSAEELSAAVQQTLETGRPYELEVNNILPNGEKMWTWVRVEVVRDVNNTIIGLRGVAQDITDRKKSQEQLNRTSILLEAAQRIAKMGAWEIDVVNNTTFWTDEVYKIHEVESDFDHNMSNAIDFFHPDYRSVLTGAISDSVEQQIPFDVKCKFITAKNNLRWVRSSGYPIIEDGKVVRLIGMLRDITEEEEAKESIIREQSFSKQLLENMADGFSVVDTEGKQIGVNKAFCEMTGFSEDELIGQTAPYPYRPAEEQENLNKAFQQAITGDESVFELILQKKNGQRFPVLLSSGTLKDVNGNTLSYFANIKDITEQKRAAQELENQKNLLQSVGQTARVGGWDYDVLNEKLSWTQVTYDIHEMPYDYEPDPKSGIQFYKEGKTQTRITEAFTETLREGKGYDLELIIVTSTGKEKWVRTIAEPIMEKGQCVSISGIFQDITEKKLAALKIEKQNRFRKLTTEITGALVKATVSDTDHTIHTALEKCAGFFKTDLCLLFQIDAAKGLVTLKHDWCKPGIPSVKHRIQQTPLDKFPGFTQKLSEQHALQVSDVNALPEAFKNEKLELLELGIRSVAFIRFDIKGEAAGALGVAYSGKTADWDEDTIGSLTSIANIIADGISKIRLEQNLIEAKKQAEAASKAKSEFLANMSHEIRTPLNGVIGFTDLLAKTPLNAVQQQYADSANISGRTLLGIINDILDFSKIEAGMLELEEIKTDVIELLQNSIDIVKFPASEKNLELILNIDPSMPRYAKLDGIRLKQVLANLLGNAVKFTKEGEIELKALYEALPGKQGKLFLSIRDTGIGISEAQKEKLFKSFSQADTSTTRTFGGTGLGLVISQLITDQMGANIEIESSPGAGSTFYFELVTDFEDEERANTSIDGVKRCLIIDDNKPASDVLETMLAQWGIETEVAHNAFEALQKFETNQHFDVIICDYDMPHIDGLQTRRLLQDKQKDVMRKLPFILLHYSSDLSNLREAFSDTENIAILNKPIHSNDLFQYLSGIDAESTITPPQQAKITEDNRVSDEKIKILIAEDNTLNMILSKTILSQILPNSELFEAKDGLEALEKYKTVSPAVIFMDIHMPEMDGIEVTKKIRALESNTHSHTPIIALTAGALKHEKQKCLAAGMDAFLTKPFDAQKISDVLSGYLTDQSTGKTKASETPTDDHDIFRYNALLDYLGGNTTVMQKLLNEALSELPAKTDTLEKALHDDNKTAIKLTAHSIHGIARSMNFDALAAIAAEIETKAETQASEEITPMIETLKEAWIHTKASILEHKN from the coding sequence ATGAGTTATCTAAAAAAAGAACTTTATGAGCTCATCAAAGCAGATGAGTCCATTTTTGACTTCATTCAGGAGTCTTCCCTCGACGGGTTGTGGTATTGGGATTTGGAGCGGCCTGAAGAAGAATGGATGAACCCCAGGTTCTGGGCTGTACTGGGATATGACTATCGCGAGATGCCGCATAAATCCTCAGCATGGCAGGATATCATTCACCCTGATGATTTGCGTGAAGCTGCAGAAAATTTAAAACAGCATTGTGAAAACCCCGAACACCCCTACGATCAGACGGTGCGCTACAAGCACAAAAACGGGTCAACCGTATGGATCAGGTGCCGGGGATTGGCCATAAGGGATAAGCAGGGCAAGCCCGTCCGAATGCTGGGGGCACATCAGGATATCACCCGTTTAAAAGAGAAGGAAATAGCGCTCCTGAAAAAAACGGGTCTTCTTGAGCAAGCGCAGCGAATTGCAAAAATCGGAACCTGGGAATACAATTTTCAGTCTCAGGAAGTGCTTTGGTCAGATGAGCTCTACCATATCTATGGACTTGATCCTGCATTACCCCCACCCTCCCCTGACAAATTCGATGAACAATTTACCAAACAAAGCGCCGAAGAGCTCTCCGCAGCCGTCCAGCAGACGCTTGAAACGGGCAGACCCTACGAGTTAGAGGTCAACAATATCTTGCCAAACGGGGAAAAAATGTGGACCTGGGTGAGAGTGGAAGTCGTTAGGGATGTAAACAATACCATTATTGGCTTAAGAGGCGTTGCGCAGGATATAACTGACAGGAAGAAATCGCAGGAGCAGTTAAATCGCACCTCCATCCTGTTGGAGGCAGCGCAACGCATAGCCAAAATGGGTGCATGGGAAATTGATGTTGTGAACAATACTACTTTTTGGACGGATGAAGTGTATAAGATTCATGAGGTGGAAAGTGATTTTGACCACAACATGTCAAACGCCATAGATTTTTTCCACCCGGATTACAGATCCGTGCTTACCGGGGCTATATCTGATAGTGTTGAGCAACAAATCCCGTTTGATGTCAAATGCAAGTTTATAACCGCAAAAAACAACCTGCGATGGGTTCGCTCCTCCGGCTATCCCATCATAGAAGACGGCAAGGTTGTGCGGCTGATCGGGATGTTAAGAGATATTACCGAAGAGGAAGAGGCTAAAGAATCCATCATCCGGGAACAATCCTTTTCAAAGCAGCTTCTTGAAAATATGGCCGACGGCTTTTCAGTAGTTGATACGGAAGGCAAGCAGATAGGTGTAAACAAAGCCTTTTGCGAAATGACGGGCTTTTCGGAAGATGAGCTCATTGGACAAACCGCGCCCTACCCCTATAGGCCCGCAGAAGAACAGGAAAACCTCAATAAGGCATTTCAGCAGGCCATTACCGGTGATGAAAGTGTATTTGAACTTATTCTTCAAAAGAAAAACGGGCAGCGGTTTCCGGTTCTGTTATCCTCAGGCACCCTTAAGGATGTAAATGGCAATACGCTCAGCTATTTTGCTAATATTAAAGATATAACCGAACAAAAGCGCGCAGCACAGGAGCTGGAAAACCAGAAAAACCTGTTGCAGAGCGTAGGTCAGACAGCCCGGGTTGGGGGCTGGGACTATGATGTTTTAAATGAAAAGCTAAGCTGGACTCAGGTCACCTACGACATACACGAAATGCCTTATGATTATGAGCCTGACCCGAAATCCGGGATTCAATTCTACAAGGAAGGTAAAACCCAAACCCGAATAACGGAAGCCTTCACTGAAACCCTGCGGGAAGGCAAAGGTTATGACCTTGAGCTTATCATTGTCACCTCAACCGGAAAAGAAAAATGGGTACGCACCATTGCCGAACCGATAATGGAAAAGGGACAATGTGTCAGCATATCGGGGATATTTCAGGATATCACAGAAAAAAAACTCGCCGCGCTGAAAATCGAAAAACAAAACCGCTTCAGAAAGCTCACTACTGAAATTACGGGCGCCCTCGTTAAGGCAACGGTGTCAGATACGGATCACACCATACATACCGCATTGGAAAAATGCGCAGGCTTTTTTAAAACCGACCTATGCTTACTGTTTCAGATTGACGCGGCTAAGGGGCTTGTTACCCTTAAGCATGACTGGTGTAAACCCGGTATTCCGTCTGTGAAACACCGGATTCAGCAAACTCCCCTTGACAAGTTTCCGGGATTTACACAAAAACTGAGCGAACAGCATGCACTGCAGGTAAGCGATGTGAATGCGCTGCCGGAAGCCTTTAAAAATGAGAAGCTCGAATTACTTGAACTTGGAATCAGGTCTGTTGCCTTCATTCGCTTTGACATCAAGGGTGAAGCGGCCGGTGCTTTGGGCGTCGCATATTCCGGGAAAACGGCTGATTGGGACGAAGATACGATCGGCAGCTTAACTTCCATTGCAAACATCATTGCAGACGGGATCTCAAAAATCAGGCTGGAACAAAACCTCATTGAAGCAAAAAAACAGGCCGAAGCCGCAAGCAAAGCTAAATCTGAGTTCCTGGCCAATATGAGCCACGAAATACGCACACCCCTGAATGGTGTAATTGGATTTACAGACTTACTTGCCAAAACGCCGCTAAATGCGGTGCAACAGCAATATGCTGACAGTGCAAATATTTCAGGTCGTACACTTCTTGGCATTATCAACGACATCCTTGATTTCTCTAAAATAGAGGCCGGTATGCTCGAGCTCGAGGAGATAAAAACGGATGTGATTGAGCTGTTGCAAAACAGTATAGATATCGTCAAGTTTCCCGCCTCAGAAAAAAATCTTGAACTAATTCTGAATATCGACCCATCAATGCCCCGCTATGCGAAGCTTGACGGCATTCGTCTGAAGCAGGTTTTGGCAAATCTCCTGGGTAACGCCGTGAAGTTCACCAAAGAAGGAGAAATAGAGCTGAAGGCTTTGTATGAAGCGCTTCCCGGCAAACAGGGTAAACTTTTCCTTTCCATCCGTGATACCGGCATCGGTATCTCTGAGGCGCAAAAAGAAAAACTGTTTAAATCCTTCTCACAGGCGGATACCTCTACAACCCGCACATTTGGAGGAACCGGCCTCGGACTCGTCATTTCCCAGCTGATCACGGATCAAATGGGGGCTAACATTGAGATCGAAAGCTCCCCCGGTGCCGGAAGCACTTTCTATTTTGAACTTGTAACGGATTTCGAAGACGAAGAAAGAGCCAATACCTCCATAGACGGCGTCAAGCGATGTTTGATTATTGACGATAACAAGCCTGCCAGCGATGTGCTCGAAACAATGCTCGCGCAATGGGGCATTGAAACAGAAGTGGCGCACAATGCCTTTGAAGCGCTGCAAAAATTCGAGACGAATCAGCATTTTGATGTTATCATTTGCGATTATGATATGCCCCATATTGATGGCCTGCAGACAAGGCGTCTTTTGCAGGACAAGCAAAAAGATGTCATGCGAAAGCTTCCCTTTATTCTACTGCACTATTCTTCTGATCTTTCAAACTTAAGGGAAGCGTTCAGTGACACAGAAAACATTGCCATCTTAAATAAACCCATCCATAGCAATGACCTTTTTCAATATCTCTCCGGCATAGATGCTGAATCAACCATAACGCCGCCGCAGCAAGCCAAAATTACGGAGGACAACAGGGTTTCTGACGAGAAGATCAAAATCCTGATCGCCGAGGACAATACCCTGAATATGATCCTCAGCAAGACCATTCTGTCTCAGATTCTGCCTAACAGTGAGCTTTTTGAAGCAAAAGACGGATTGGAAGCATTAGAAAAATATAAGACTGTTTCCCCGGCCGTAATTTTCATGGACATTCACATGCCGGAAATGGATGGTATTGAAGTGACCAAAAAAATAAGGGCTTTAGAAAGTAACACGCATTCCCATACACCCATTATAGCATTAACGGCCGGCGCGCTGAAACACGAAAAACAAAAGTGCCTCGCAGCCGGCATGGACGCGTTTCTAACAAAGCCTTTTGACGCCCAAAAAATAAGCGATGTGCTCTCCGGCTACCTTACGGACCAAAGCACCGGCAAAACGAAGGCTTCAGAAACCCCAACAGATGATCACGATATTTTCAGATATAATGCCCTGCTCGACTATCTCGGCGGGAACACAACTGTCATGCAGAAATTGCTGAATGAAGCCCTGAGCGAACTTCCGGCAAAAACAGATACGCTGGAAAAAGCCCTGCACGACGATAATAAGACGGCCATCAAACTGACGGCACATTCCATTCATGGCATAGCCCGGTCTATGAATTTTGACGCGCTCGCCGCCATTGCAGCTGAAATAGAAACGAAGGCTGAAACACAGGCTTCAGAAGAAATTACGCCGATGATAGAGACGCTCAAAGAAGCATGGATTCACACCAAAGCTTCTATCCTTGAACACAAAAACTGA
- a CDS encoding DUF6398 domain-containing protein — protein MTKEEIKRIEQQLCDMTAEFCHEHINEEYAHLCDKLIKKLGRKRDVPFQRGKPEIWAACVVYTIGSINFLFDKSFEPYIPPGIIHEHFGTKNTTVTTKASQIRKMLKLKHFDPEFSTGHMEDSNPLNDIVMIDGMLVPISSLPEDIQELVRYERSKGGK, from the coding sequence ATGACCAAAGAAGAGATCAAGCGCATCGAACAGCAACTGTGCGATATGACGGCCGAATTCTGCCATGAACATATCAATGAGGAGTATGCACATCTTTGCGACAAACTCATCAAAAAACTGGGACGAAAGCGGGATGTGCCCTTTCAGAGAGGTAAGCCTGAAATATGGGCCGCTTGCGTAGTGTACACGATTGGTTCGATCAATTTTCTTTTTGATAAATCCTTTGAGCCCTACATCCCGCCCGGCATCATCCATGAACACTTCGGGACCAAAAACACGACGGTAACGACCAAAGCTTCACAGATCAGGAAAATGCTGAAATTAAAACACTTTGACCCTGAGTTCTCGACGGGGCACATGGAAGATTCCAACCCTTTGAATGATATTGTGATGATCGACGGTATGCTCGTACCAATCTCCTCTTTGCCTGAAGACATACAGGAACTGGTGAGGTATGAACGCAGTAAGGGGGGGAAATAA
- the lgt gene encoding prolipoprotein diacylglyceryl transferase encodes MQQSLSDSHFVWHGDPVMFRSGVLDLPFEISIFGLLLAAALIWFGYQKLDEKFNPQPDKRRARRRDKQEPQKSLIPGTHVAGLWIGALLLGQLIFAVIPSPGIGQIGPIEMRWYGFGFALAFILGYFLGSTMFRHAGFKQEDADALLMYLFVGTIAGARLGEVLFYNPAYYFSNPAEILMVWKGGLASHGAFIGNILAMWLYVSRRPHITYVWVLDRMTIPFAIGGVFVRMGNFFNSEIYGLPTDVPWAVIFERVDMLPRHPSMLYEAGVGLVLFVILWGMYKYWKHTPPAGALLGVFLTVLFAARFLVEITKVEQADFAVEWIVGMGQLLSIPLVIAGLYILIARVNWKEGAGNSPA; translated from the coding sequence ATGCAGCAATCCCTTAGCGATTCTCATTTTGTGTGGCACGGCGACCCGGTTATGTTCCGCAGCGGCGTGCTTGATTTGCCTTTCGAGATCAGCATTTTCGGCCTGCTTCTGGCAGCTGCGCTGATTTGGTTCGGGTATCAGAAGCTGGACGAAAAATTTAATCCGCAGCCGGACAAGCGCCGTGCGCGTCGGCGCGATAAGCAGGAACCGCAGAAATCGCTTATTCCCGGCACACATGTCGCGGGCTTATGGATTGGCGCACTGCTGCTCGGTCAGCTTATTTTTGCGGTCATCCCCTCCCCCGGAATTGGTCAAATCGGGCCCATCGAAATGCGCTGGTATGGCTTCGGTTTCGCGCTGGCGTTTATCCTTGGCTACTTTTTAGGCTCAACCATGTTTCGTCATGCGGGCTTCAAACAGGAAGACGCCGACGCCCTGCTCATGTATTTGTTTGTGGGCACCATCGCAGGCGCGCGCCTTGGGGAAGTGCTGTTCTACAACCCGGCCTACTATTTCAGCAACCCTGCCGAAATCCTGATGGTCTGGAAAGGCGGCCTTGCGAGTCACGGCGCGTTTATCGGCAACATTCTGGCGATGTGGCTGTACGTGAGCCGTCGTCCGCACATCACCTATGTGTGGGTACTCGACCGCATGACCATCCCCTTCGCCATAGGTGGCGTGTTTGTGCGCATGGGCAATTTCTTCAATTCCGAGATTTACGGCCTGCCGACCGATGTGCCCTGGGCCGTCATTTTTGAGCGCGTTGACATGCTGCCGCGTCATCCTTCCATGCTCTATGAAGCAGGTGTTGGCCTCGTACTGTTCGTCATCCTTTGGGGCATGTACAAATACTGGAAGCATACTCCTCCTGCCGGCGCCCTGCTCGGCGTGTTCCTGACCGTTCTCTTTGCAGCCCGTTTCCTTGTGGAAATCACCAAGGTAGAACAGGCCGATTTTGCGGTTGAGTGGATTGTCGGCATGGGTCAGCTCCTAAGCATTCCGCTGGTGATTGCAGGGCTGTATATTCTGATTGCGCGGGTGAACTGGAAAGAGGGGGCCGGTAATAGTCCGGCCTGA
- the cysS gene encoding cysteine--tRNA ligase has product MSQQPIYIFNTLTRTKELFEPQTPGFVGMYVCGPTVYGDAHLGHAKSYTTFDVVVRYLRYLGLKVRYVQNITDVGHLTDDADEGEDKLAKQSRLERLEPMEVAEKYTNRYFEDMDRLGLLRPDITPRASGHIPEQIAMIETLIAKGHAYEANGNVYFDVTSDPNYGQLSGRRLDEAESGTRVATAGDKRHPADFALWKKADDSHLMKWPSPWGVGYPGWHIECSAMSTKYLGENFDIHGGGLENQFPHHECEIAQSTCAHGTEHPHPFVRYWMHNNMVTLEGQKMGKSLGNAISLRQFYDGSHKLLSRAWDPQVIRFFLLQSHYRSTTDFSEGALQAAENGFANLRTYLIDLHKAASQTNKTGDALPLAEIQSETEQAMNDDFNTAQAVARLFTRIKAARAACNSGKIPVNLDTFLSWTTRFLDEVLGILPDLSEASGSDSETVDGLMELILQLRREARQSKNWAVADQIRDKLTALGITVKDHPTGSSWSR; this is encoded by the coding sequence ATGTCACAGCAACCGATTTATATTTTTAATACCCTCACCCGAACAAAAGAGCTTTTTGAGCCGCAAACGCCCGGTTTTGTGGGCATGTATGTGTGCGGTCCGACCGTGTACGGCGATGCGCATCTGGGGCATGCCAAGAGTTATACAACCTTCGATGTGGTGGTGCGCTACCTGCGCTATCTGGGGTTAAAAGTGCGATATGTGCAGAATATCACGGATGTGGGTCACCTGACCGATGATGCCGATGAGGGGGAAGACAAGCTGGCGAAGCAGAGCCGGCTGGAGCGGCTGGAGCCGATGGAAGTGGCCGAGAAATACACCAACCGCTATTTCGAAGATATGGACCGCCTCGGTTTGCTTCGCCCGGATATTACGCCGCGGGCGAGCGGGCACATTCCCGAGCAGATTGCGATGATCGAGACCCTGATTGCCAAGGGGCACGCCTACGAAGCCAACGGCAATGTTTATTTTGATGTGACCTCCGACCCCAACTATGGTCAGCTGAGCGGACGCCGGCTGGATGAGGCGGAGTCCGGCACGCGGGTTGCGACGGCGGGCGACAAGCGGCACCCGGCGGACTTTGCGCTGTGGAAGAAGGCCGATGACTCGCACCTGATGAAGTGGCCCTCCCCCTGGGGGGTGGGCTACCCCGGCTGGCACATCGAATGCTCGGCCATGAGCACGAAGTATCTGGGTGAGAATTTTGACATTCACGGAGGCGGTCTCGAGAATCAGTTTCCGCACCATGAGTGCGAGATTGCGCAGAGCACATGTGCCCACGGCACAGAGCATCCGCATCCCTTTGTGCGCTACTGGATGCACAACAATATGGTGACGCTCGAAGGTCAGAAAATGGGCAAATCTCTCGGCAATGCGATTTCGCTGCGGCAGTTTTATGATGGCAGTCACAAGCTGCTGAGCCGCGCCTGGGATCCGCAGGTCATCCGCTTTTTCCTGCTGCAGAGCCATTACCGGAGCACGACGGATTTCAGTGAGGGCGCATTGCAGGCGGCGGAGAATGGGTTTGCGAACCTGCGCACCTACCTCATTGACCTGCACAAAGCTGCATCCCAAACGAACAAAACAGGCGATGCGCTGCCCCTGGCTGAGATTCAGTCCGAAACAGAACAGGCCATGAACGACGATTTCAACACAGCACAGGCGGTCGCGCGGCTTTTTACGCGCATCAAGGCTGCGCGGGCGGCCTGCAACAGCGGTAAGATTCCGGTCAACCTCGATACATTTCTGAGCTGGACGACCCGCTTCCTCGATGAGGTGCTTGGCATCCTGCCGGACCTGAGCGAAGCTTCCGGCTCCGATTCCGAAACCGTCGATGGCCTGATGGAGCTGATTCTGCAACTGCGCCGGGAAGCCCGTCAGTCCAAAAACTGGGCGGTTGCCGATCAGATCCGCGACAAGCTCACCGCACTCGGCATCACCGTAAAAGATCATCCCACCGGATCGAGCTGGTCCCGCTAA
- a CDS encoding OmpP1/FadL family transporter: MKTTLKSFSLIILLTCFSASELFAGGYQLNLFGQRQIGMAHTGTGLALDYATISMNPGGMSFVDGNGLLFGTSATFLNTTFRTGPDLLPVLPGEIEEKTIRNVRTPFSVYAGFDTGLNGLKAGLGVYTPYGNSIEWDDNWLYRGLLTNISLSAIYIQPTVSYQLSERLSVGAGLIYAIGSVNLQRNPDIDLSQLGIPNPVPLEIELDGTTTAFGYNVGVYYQHNSAFSVGVSYRSRINMDLDGGDAIFTLPETVPEAAAQQLFPEGNTFDASLPLPAVLSIGTGIRASDVMRLAIDFNLTFWSAYESLAFDFETNTPALQDSDEPRNFRDSFSLRVGAEYDATSRLQLRLGTYIDQSPVSRGFITPETPDVHRYGITAGLGFELIENLDLNASLLFITSFEREQNIQNASAEGTPSVVPIGKFQTNAFIPGVSVGYRF; the protein is encoded by the coding sequence ATGAAAACGACTCTCAAATCCTTTTCGCTTATCATCCTTCTCACCTGTTTTTCGGCATCTGAACTCTTTGCCGGAGGCTATCAGCTCAACCTGTTTGGGCAGCGCCAAATCGGGATGGCCCACACCGGAACCGGACTTGCCCTCGATTATGCGACCATTTCCATGAATCCCGGCGGGATGTCCTTTGTGGACGGCAACGGCCTGCTGTTTGGAACAAGCGCAACCTTCCTCAACACAACCTTCCGCACCGGTCCGGACCTGCTGCCGGTACTGCCGGGTGAAATCGAAGAAAAAACGATTCGCAATGTCCGCACCCCGTTTTCCGTCTATGCCGGATTCGACACCGGGCTGAACGGACTCAAAGCCGGACTCGGCGTGTACACCCCATACGGCAACTCTATTGAATGGGACGATAACTGGCTCTACCGCGGTCTGCTCACCAACATTTCCCTTTCCGCAATTTACATACAGCCTACCGTGAGCTATCAGCTCAGCGAGCGCCTCAGCGTAGGTGCAGGCCTTATTTATGCGATCGGATCGGTCAACCTGCAGCGCAACCCGGATATTGACCTGAGTCAGCTGGGTATCCCGAATCCGGTACCCCTTGAAATTGAGCTTGACGGCACAACGACCGCTTTTGGCTACAACGTAGGGGTTTATTATCAGCACAATAGCGCGTTTAGCGTAGGTGTGTCGTACCGCTCAAGAATTAACATGGACCTTGACGGCGGCGACGCGATCTTCACCCTGCCCGAAACCGTACCCGAAGCTGCGGCTCAGCAGCTGTTTCCGGAAGGCAATACCTTTGATGCAAGCCTGCCGCTGCCTGCCGTACTCAGCATTGGTACCGGTATCCGCGCCTCTGACGTCATGCGGCTTGCCATTGATTTCAACCTGACGTTCTGGAGCGCTTACGAAAGCCTCGCCTTCGATTTCGAAACCAACACCCCTGCCCTGCAGGATTCTGATGAGCCGCGTAATTTCCGCGATTCCTTCTCCCTGCGCGTTGGTGCAGAATACGATGCAACAAGCCGCCTGCAGCTCCGTCTTGGCACCTATATTGATCAGTCGCCCGTATCCCGCGGCTTCATTACCCCCGAAACCCCTGATGTACACCGCTACGGCATCACCGCGGGTCTGGGCTTCGAGCTGATTGAAAACCTCGACCTAAACGCCTCCCTCCTCTTCATCACCTCTTTCGAGCGGGAACAAAACATACAAAACGCTTCCGCTGAAGGCACCCCTTCCGTCGTGCCCATCGGCAAGTTCCAGACCAACGCCTTCATCCCCGGCGTATCTGTAGGCTACCGCTTCTGA
- the xseA gene encoding exodeoxyribonuclease VII large subunit has product MQAPDLFSQPAPKVPGVSELTMLIKDLLEASFQDTQVEGEVSKPQQSSAGHVYFTLKDDKAQLPCVMWRSTVQRLGFRLAHGQLVTLTGDVQVYAPHGRYQFIVRSAKQAGLGALQQAFEQLKQKLQAEGLFHPSHKKKMPRLPRRIGIVTSAQGAALQDIISTFQKRYPLVTLMVHHAAVQGVQAAGEIVRGIEWFSTRGNVDILIITRGGGSLEDLWPFNEEAVARALFASPIPTVSAVGHETDFTIADFVADLRAATPTQAVALLVPDINDLRFTLDMQHEKLHRTITQRIDRLKNHVQALGRTHALHAVLDKLKRHHAQVAHLSSRSLSLTEMRLLKARSQYEKLNARLRELNPNIALEQGYTRIWQENTWVKQASAFETDKPFSIEWHDARVSR; this is encoded by the coding sequence ATGCAAGCTCCTGATTTGTTTTCTCAGCCCGCCCCCAAGGTACCGGGCGTTTCTGAACTTACGATGCTCATCAAAGATTTGCTGGAAGCTTCCTTTCAGGATACGCAGGTTGAGGGTGAGGTGAGCAAGCCGCAGCAAAGCTCGGCAGGTCATGTTTATTTTACGCTGAAGGACGATAAGGCGCAGCTGCCGTGCGTGATGTGGCGCTCCACGGTGCAGCGACTGGGGTTCCGGCTCGCGCACGGGCAATTGGTGACCCTTACCGGGGATGTGCAGGTATATGCGCCGCACGGGCGGTATCAGTTCATTGTGAGGTCGGCCAAACAGGCCGGGCTTGGCGCGCTTCAGCAGGCTTTTGAACAGCTCAAGCAGAAATTACAAGCGGAAGGACTTTTTCATCCCTCCCACAAAAAAAAGATGCCGCGGTTGCCACGGCGTATTGGCATTGTGACCTCCGCGCAGGGAGCTGCCCTGCAGGATATCATTTCCACCTTCCAAAAACGATACCCGCTGGTGACCCTAATGGTGCATCATGCGGCCGTGCAGGGGGTACAGGCCGCGGGCGAAATTGTGCGCGGGATCGAATGGTTCAGTACGCGCGGCAACGTGGATATCCTGATTATAACCCGTGGCGGCGGTTCACTGGAGGATTTGTGGCCATTTAACGAGGAAGCCGTGGCGCGGGCACTGTTCGCAAGCCCGATACCGACGGTGAGCGCGGTGGGGCACGAAACCGATTTTACGATCGCTGATTTTGTAGCAGACCTTCGGGCTGCTACCCCAACTCAGGCTGTTGCCCTGCTCGTGCCGGACATCAATGATCTGCGCTTCACCCTTGATATGCAGCATGAAAAACTGCACCGCACCATCACACAGCGGATTGACCGGCTCAAAAATCACGTGCAGGCACTCGGCAGAACGCATGCGCTTCATGCGGTTTTGGACAAGCTGAAGCGCCATCATGCACAGGTAGCCCATCTTTCCAGCCGCAGCCTCTCGCTTACCGAAATGCGGCTGCTCAAAGCCCGCTCCCAGTATGAAAAGCTCAACGCGAGACTGCGCGAACTGAATCCCAACATCGCCCTCGAGCAAGGCTACACGCGGATTTGGCAGGAGAATACGTGGGTAAAACAGGCCTCCGCTTTTGAAACCGACAAACCGTTTTCCATTGAATGGCATGATGCGCGGGTTTCGAGATGA